In Ascaphus truei isolate aAscTru1 chromosome 7, aAscTru1.hap1, whole genome shotgun sequence, one genomic interval encodes:
- the LANCL1 gene encoding glutathione S-transferase LANCL1, whose product MEQRCFSSPYTDYNQLVSTSFNSKGQLTSDFIHCLNNKIKELLQLMENGLKSADPGDCTAYTGWAGIALLYLHLSDVYGDPSLLQKAQDYVSRSLRCLTKRDFTFLCGDAGPFAVGAAVYQKLGCSKEAEDCVRSLLQMHPSVLKLDSQLPDELLYGRMGYLYALLFVNRQFGEEKIPSSYIQQVCNTVLDSGERLAGRRNLTSQSPLMYEWYREYYVGPAHGLAGIYYFLMQPECNVSREKLQSLVRPSVEYVSHLKFPSGNFPPCIGDRRDVLVHWCHGASGVIYMLIQAYKVFGEQQYLTDAVQCAEVSWQRGLLKKGYGLCHGSAGNAYSFLALYNFTQDMKYLYRACKFAEWCMDYGEHGCRTPDTPFSLFEGMAGTIYFLADLLEPSKAKFPAFEI is encoded by the exons ATGGAGCAGAGATGTTTTTCAAGCCCCTATACAGATTACAACCAGCTTGTTTCAACATCCTTCAACTCCAAAGGACAG CTGACTTCTGACTTCATCCACTGCCTGAACAATAAGATCAAAGAACTTCTACAGCTCATGGAGAATGGACTCAAATCTGCAGACCCAGGAGACTGCACTGCTTACACTGGCTGGGCAG GTATCGCCCTGCTGTATCTGCACCTCTCCGATGTGTACGGAGATCCATCTCTCCTGCAGAAAGCGCAGGACTACGTCAGCAGGAGCCTGCGCTGTTTAACCAAACGCGATTTTACCTTCCTGTGTGGGGACGCTGGACCTTTCGCTGTGGGGGCTGCTGTATACCAGAAGCTGGGATGCTCAAAGGAAGCGGAGGATTGCGTCAGGAG CCTGCTCCAGATGCACCCGTCGGTGTTAAAGCTGGACTCTCAACTTCCCGATGAGCTGCTCTATGGACGCATGGGGTACCTGTATGCCCTGCTCTTTGTCAACAGGCAGTTTGGGGAGGAGAAAATCCCTTCCAGCTACATCCAACAG GTCTGTAACACGGTGCTGGACTCTGGGGAGCGGCTGGCAGGACGCAGAAACCTGACATCTCAGAGCCCTCTGATGTATGAGTGGTACCGGGAGTATTATGTGGGCCCAGCCCATGGACTGGCAGGCATATACTACTTCTTAATGCAG CCTGAGTGTAACGTCAGCCGTGAGAAGCTTCAGAGTCTCGTCAGACCCAGCGTGGAATACGTTAGCCACCTGAAGTTCCCATCTGGCAACTTCCCTCCCTGCATCGGTGACCGCAGGGACGTGCTGGTGCACTGGTGCCACGGAGCTTCTGGTGTGATCTATATGCTCATCCAGGCCTACAAG GTTTTTGGGGAGCAGCAGTACCTGACAGATGCCGTGCAGTGCGCCGAGGTCTCCTGGCAACGCGGGTTACTGAAGAAAGGCTATGGGCTGTGCCACGGGTCAGCAGGAAATGCCTACAGCTTCTTGGCACTGTACAACTTCACCCAAGATATGAAGTATTTGTACAGAGCGTGTAAG TTTGCAGAGTGGTGCATGGATTACGGTGAGCACGGCTGCAGGACGCCCGACACTCCCTTCTCACTCTTTGAAG GTATGGCGGGGACAATCTACTTCCTCGCTGATTTACTAGAGCCCTCAAAAGCCAAGTTCCCTGCCTTTGAAATATGA